In a genomic window of Cloacibacillus sp.:
- the rpsP gene encoding 30S ribosomal protein S16 yields the protein MSVRIRLSRHGKKKAPFYRLVVADSHSPRDGRFIEILGTYNPLMEPAEIKIDAERAAHWLANGASPSDTAKVLLKKAGIIDAPAAE from the coding sequence ATGTCAGTTCGTATTCGTCTTTCCCGTCACGGGAAAAAGAAGGCTCCTTTTTATCGTCTGGTAGTGGCCGACTCTCATTCACCGAGAGACGGACGCTTCATTGAGATACTGGGCACATACAACCCGCTCATGGAGCCCGCAGAGATCAAAATAGACGCGGAACGCGCGGCGCATTGGCTGGCCAACGGAGCTTCTCCGTCGGACACGGCGAAGGTGCTGCTTAAAAAAGCGGGAATCATCGACGCTCCCGCAGCGGAATAG
- a CDS encoding KH domain-containing protein has translation MANYVDLVDLIVRRLVTKPEEVSVAEERSEAGAILITIRVASDDIGRVIGKKGSTINAIRHVAKAASIKSGEKVDVDVKED, from the coding sequence ATGGCAAATTATGTCGACCTCGTTGACCTGATAGTACGTCGGCTCGTCACCAAGCCAGAAGAGGTCTCTGTCGCGGAGGAACGCTCCGAGGCGGGCGCCATCCTTATCACAATAAGGGTGGCCTCAGATGACATCGGCCGCGTAATCGGCAAGAAAGGTTCCACGATCAACGCCATCCGCCACGTAGCGAAAGCCGCTTCGATAAAGTCCGGCGAAAAGGTGGATGTTGATGTCAAAGAAGACTGA
- the rimM gene encoding ribosome maturation factor RimM (Essential for efficient processing of 16S rRNA) produces the protein MSKKTEGASAGRYEIGKIVGVHGVRGDMLLLPQTDFPERFLGMKELDVTVAGKPMRTFKVCRIEPYEGKNTFFLRLQGVEDRDAAETLKGAVITVAEDERMELEEDEYWLDDIIGLTVFDQTTGERLGEITEVIYTGSNDVYVVKTPDGASKAIPAVADVIEKVDVANGTMTVNVPEGLWD, from the coding sequence ATGTCAAAGAAGACTGAGGGAGCCTCAGCGGGGAGATACGAGATCGGTAAGATCGTGGGGGTCCACGGTGTGCGCGGCGATATGCTGCTGCTGCCGCAGACGGACTTCCCCGAGCGGTTTCTGGGCATGAAAGAACTCGACGTCACCGTCGCGGGAAAGCCCATGCGCACCTTCAAGGTGTGCAGGATCGAGCCATACGAGGGAAAAAATACCTTCTTTCTTCGCCTTCAGGGAGTGGAAGACCGCGACGCGGCCGAAACCCTGAAGGGCGCCGTCATCACGGTCGCGGAGGATGAGCGGATGGAGCTTGAGGAGGATGAATACTGGCTGGACGATATTATCGGCCTTACGGTGTTCGACCAGACCACGGGTGAGCGGCTCGGAGAGATAACGGAAGTCATCTACACGGGCAGCAACGATGTCTATGTCGTGAAGACTCCTGATGGCGCCTCGAAAGCGATACCTGCGGTCGCCGATGTGATAGAAAAGGTTGATGTGGCAAACGGCACCATGACAGTAAATGTTCCGGAGGGTCTGTGGGACTGA